The following proteins are co-located in the Pseudomonadota bacterium genome:
- a CDS encoding ABC transporter ATP-binding protein, whose translation MSAGSLAPVAVDGVAKLFGAVRALAGVTLRLAAGDVAAVMGPNGAGKSTLLAILSLTARPTRGTVSFGGARARPGDADARRRVGLLSHQPLLYGDLTGEENLRLFASLYGVDVDDAVRSVSARLDLGRFAADRPVRVLSRGQLQRVALARTLVSRPELLLLDEPAAGLDRAAIEGIAAALAAHREGGGIAVVVTHEPDLAAGVATRAVMLRDGRITADAASPGGADAWRALYREAADGGAR comes from the coding sequence GTGAGCGCGGGCAGCCTCGCGCCGGTCGCGGTGGACGGCGTCGCCAAGCTCTTCGGCGCGGTGCGGGCGCTCGCCGGCGTCACGCTGCGGCTCGCCGCCGGAGACGTCGCCGCGGTGATGGGCCCGAACGGCGCCGGCAAGTCGACGCTGCTCGCGATCCTCTCGCTCACGGCGCGCCCCACGCGGGGGACCGTGTCGTTCGGCGGCGCGCGCGCGCGGCCCGGCGATGCGGACGCCCGCCGGCGCGTGGGGCTCCTCTCGCACCAGCCGCTCCTGTACGGCGATCTGACCGGCGAGGAGAACCTGCGCCTGTTCGCGTCGCTGTACGGGGTCGACGTCGACGACGCCGTGCGATCCGTCTCGGCGCGGCTCGACCTCGGCCGCTTCGCCGCAGACAGGCCGGTGCGCGTGCTGTCCCGAGGGCAGTTGCAGCGCGTGGCGCTCGCGCGGACGCTCGTGTCTCGCCCGGAGCTCCTGCTCCTCGACGAGCCGGCCGCCGGACTCGATCGCGCGGCGATCGAAGGCATCGCGGCTGCGCTCGCGGCGCACCGGGAGGGGGGCGGCATCGCGGTGGTGGTGACGCACGAGCCCGATCTGGCCGCGGGGGTGGCGACGCGCGCGGTGATGCTGCGCGACGGGCGGATCACCGCGGACGCCGCCTCGCCGGGTGGCGCGGATGCGTGGCGCGCGCTCTACCGCGAGGCGGCGGACGGGGGGGCGCGATGA
- a CDS encoding heme exporter protein CcmB, with protein sequence MNVLRGTLAILAKDLRIELRTLEVVLATALFALLTVVLAAFAFGLNTAAGKDAAPGVLWIAIAFGGILALNRTFLRERDLGVFTAVLLTPLPRSALFLGKTLGVLAFLLAVELVLLPVIELLFHAPLLENLGALAPILLLGTLGYAAAGTLFAAMTVRTRLKDLLLGVVLFPLVAPALIASIQAMDAVLAGDGLAGAADHLRLLGVFDIVFVTGGIALFGALLED encoded by the coding sequence ATGAACGTCCTGCGCGGCACGCTCGCGATCCTCGCCAAGGATCTCCGGATAGAGCTGCGCACCCTCGAGGTGGTGCTCGCGACGGCGCTCTTCGCCCTGCTCACGGTCGTGCTCGCCGCGTTCGCGTTCGGGCTGAACACGGCCGCGGGGAAGGACGCGGCGCCGGGCGTCCTGTGGATCGCGATCGCGTTCGGCGGGATCCTGGCGCTCAACCGCACGTTCCTCAGGGAGCGGGATCTCGGCGTCTTCACCGCGGTGCTCCTCACGCCGCTGCCGCGTTCGGCGCTCTTCCTCGGGAAGACGCTGGGCGTGCTCGCCTTCCTGCTCGCCGTCGAGCTCGTCCTTCTCCCCGTGATCGAGCTCCTCTTCCACGCGCCGCTCCTCGAGAACCTCGGCGCGCTCGCGCCGATCCTGCTCCTCGGCACGCTCGGCTACGCCGCCGCGGGCACGCTGTTCGCGGCGATGACGGTCCGCACGCGCCTCAAGGATCTGCTGCTCGGCGTCGTCCTCTTCCCGCTCGTCGCGCCGGCGCTGATCGCGTCGATCCAGGCGATGGACGCGGTGCTCGCCGGCGACGGGCTCGCGGGCGCCGCCGACCACCTGCGGCTCCTCGGCGTTTTCGACATCGTGTTCGTCACGGGCGGGATCGCGCTCTTCGGCGCCCTGCTGGAGGATTGA
- a CDS encoding C1 family peptidase, whose amino-acid sequence MSPRLGSVSRAARSGLALVASFALLHAPEAVSADPATLQDVRDRIERLGLRWTAGETSVSRMPRDLARARLMTADQLAGRAPDGEFTPYDVSPDAPVVDPLAARFSWADVDGADWSTPVKDQGACGSCAVFAAIGCTESRINISFGDPAFDVDLSEQNLVSCVAGSSCSMGTWSSEALITPLQDPGVPDETCHPYTATDGNCAEACANVDDRRFTVVSGSWLPSIDEMWDIATEEEIKAALVSGPVVASFVVPASFDFYTSGVYEDSPTPAEIISSWHSVLIVGWDDHAEDDDEPSWIVKNSWGTGWGMDGFFEIQRDSATRFGTQATALEVDASAMGDKICLVDGSHITVQLEEGSGATADREVELVVCEGTGPVQFGVATALGRPWLTFDPATGTVGSGASTFVTLTFSEAAFDDPEHSWQDEYVHVVGPHGQDHSFEVTLDIEPPAADTDSDTDSDTDSDADADTDTDTDADADATGDDSGEGGCGCGAVGARFSSGAIGILSSVF is encoded by the coding sequence ATGTCGCCCAGGCTCGGTTCCGTTTCTCGCGCGGCTCGTTCCGGGCTCGCGCTCGTCGCATCGTTCGCGCTTCTCCACGCGCCGGAGGCGGTCTCGGCCGATCCGGCGACGTTGCAGGACGTCCGGGATCGCATCGAGCGGCTCGGCCTGCGCTGGACCGCGGGAGAGACCTCGGTGAGCCGGATGCCGCGCGACCTCGCGCGGGCGCGCCTCATGACCGCCGACCAGCTCGCGGGGCGCGCGCCGGACGGCGAGTTCACGCCGTACGACGTGAGCCCGGACGCGCCGGTCGTCGATCCGCTCGCGGCGCGGTTCAGCTGGGCCGACGTCGACGGCGCGGACTGGAGCACGCCGGTCAAGGATCAGGGCGCGTGCGGCTCGTGCGCCGTGTTCGCGGCGATCGGTTGCACCGAGTCGCGGATCAACATTTCTTTCGGCGATCCGGCGTTCGACGTGGATCTTTCCGAGCAGAACCTCGTGTCGTGCGTGGCCGGGAGCTCCTGCTCGATGGGCACGTGGAGCTCCGAGGCGCTCATCACGCCGCTGCAGGATCCGGGCGTCCCGGACGAGACGTGCCACCCGTACACCGCGACCGACGGAAACTGCGCCGAGGCGTGCGCGAACGTCGATGATCGGCGCTTCACCGTCGTCTCGGGATCGTGGCTGCCGTCGATCGACGAGATGTGGGACATCGCGACCGAGGAGGAGATCAAGGCGGCGCTCGTCAGCGGCCCCGTGGTCGCGAGCTTCGTCGTGCCCGCGAGCTTCGATTTCTACACGAGCGGCGTCTACGAGGACTCGCCCACGCCCGCCGAGATCATCAGCTCGTGGCACTCGGTGCTCATCGTCGGTTGGGACGACCACGCGGAAGACGACGACGAGCCGAGCTGGATCGTCAAGAACAGCTGGGGCACCGGCTGGGGCATGGACGGCTTCTTCGAGATCCAAAGGGACAGCGCGACCCGCTTCGGCACGCAGGCCACCGCGCTCGAGGTGGACGCGTCGGCGATGGGCGACAAGATCTGCCTCGTCGACGGCTCGCACATCACAGTGCAGCTCGAGGAGGGGAGCGGCGCGACCGCGGATCGCGAGGTCGAGCTCGTCGTCTGCGAGGGCACGGGCCCCGTGCAGTTCGGGGTCGCGACGGCGCTCGGCCGGCCCTGGCTCACTTTCGATCCCGCGACCGGAACGGTGGGCTCCGGCGCGTCGACGTTCGTGACGCTGACCTTCTCCGAGGCCGCGTTCGACGATCCGGAGCACAGCTGGCAGGATGAGTACGTCCATGTCGTCGGGCCGCACGGGCAGGATCACTCCTTCGAGGTGACGCTCGACATCGAGCCCCCGGCCGCGGACACCGACTCGGACACGGACTCGGACACAGACTCGGACGCCGACGCGGACACGGACACGGACACCGACGCGGACGCGGACGCGACCGGCGACGACTCGGGCGAGGGCGGCTGCGGCTGCGGCGCGGTCGGGGCGCGCTTCTCCAGCGGCGCGATTGGAATCCTCTCGAGCGTTTTTTGA